A single window of Hyla sarda isolate aHylSar1 chromosome 2, aHylSar1.hap1, whole genome shotgun sequence DNA harbors:
- the LOC130357334 gene encoding DNA damage-regulated autophagy modulator protein 1-like, whose amino-acid sequence MEIQGLGFLPLLWVTWNLLGLSTVVTLTIALGHNRQPFISDTAIGYPEWIIYKVVFFGAPIIGVAVAYLQHRFMFLRSEPSAKHFRIYQKILFTLGCIVCIGTALNGVFTMRNNPTIHRISSGMAFFCGAIYNMCQAGFLYRRSYSSRILCHIRLAATLVTSVVLLLFSAGQVSFYMELCTGHCEEIIYVPVMVAEYLGFCGVTLYQVTNYTDFQHLSLKISRNDINVSLRTKIPDPEQNHPVE is encoded by the coding sequence ATGGAGATCCAGGGATTAGGGTTCTTGCCTCTCCTTTGGGTCACATGGAACCTTTTGGGCCTCAGCACTGTTGTCACCTTGACCATCGCCCTAGGACATAACAGACAGCCGTTTATCAGTGACACGGCTATAGGATATCCTGAGTGGATAATATATAAGGTTGTGTTCTTTGGGGCACCCATCATAGGAGTTGCCGTCGCCTACCTGCAGCACCGATTTATGTTCCTGCGCTCTGAACCATCTGCGAAGCATTTTAGGATTTACCAGAAGATCTTGTTTACCTTAGGATGCATCGTGTGCATAGGAACAGCCCTGAATGGCGTCTTTACTATGAGGAACAATCCTACAATACACAGGATCAGCTCAGGTATGGCCTTTTTTTGTGGAGCCATATACAATATGTGCCAAGCTGGATTCCTATACAGAAGGTCATACAGCAGCCGCATTCTTTGCCATATAAGGCTGGCCGCCACCTTAGTGACTTCTGTGGTGCTGCTGCTCTTCAGTGCCGGTCAGGTCTCCTTCTATATGGAGCTGTGCACCGGACACTGCGAGGAGATTATCTATGTCCCCGTCATGGTGGCTGAATACCTGGGATTCTGCGGCGTCACCTTATACCAAGTGACCAACTACACAGATTTCCAGCATCTGTCATTGAAGATTTCCAGAAATGACATAAACGTCAGCCTGAGGACCAAGATACCGGACCCGGAACAGAACCATCCTGTAGAATAG